A window of Ancylothrix sp. D3o genomic DNA:
TTATAGGATTTTGAGCGCTTAAGAACTCAACAAACTTGGTAAGTCATTTTTCCGCACCTTTGTAGTGGGGGATTGCTTGCCAAGTTTGAGTCCCGCTAAACATTGCTGTGGGTATAGGATTCGGTAAGGTGAGCGGTTGTGGTTACGGTTCCGACATCAGTTCATCCAATTTTTAGTGCAGAATGTGAGTTAAAAGCAACGGCTGGTAAATTTGCCAAAGAATTTGCTGGAATTTGGGTGATTCGAGGTGTTATTGGTGATGGAAAATCTTAGGGATTATGGATTAAGAAACAGCAGTTTCTAGGACTCTTCAGGGGGGTAACAATTCTATTACACACTTTGGATGAAACTGCTACCCCTGACATTCGAGCTATCGATTATTGTTAGTCAAGAGATTCTTCTAAATCTTCTAATTCCTCAGATGAATCAACCGGATCTTTGGCACTAACCGCATACTCTTTGGCCAAAGTAGCAAAAGGAAAAGGAAACGGCAAAGAAATCTCATCTGCAAAATAGGGCCAGCGGTCTCTGAGACTATGGACGAAACAAGCCAATTTTTCTGCATTTATTTCAGGGCAATAAATGACAGCTATCTCTAGGAGTTTTCGGTTTCCAGCTTGTCCGCTGCCACTATCAAGCCGAGACTGCTTTTGTTTTAATGTGTTTTGTTCAGTATTTAACCCTTTTCTCATGCTTAGATAAAGCATATTTTTTTCATCATCATACACATCTTTCCAACAGAATAAACCGCTAGTTCTGCTACCGGGATAACCCTTAACAATACCGACAGGAACTTCGCCGTCTGGAACTCGCAATCGCACAAGCGACAAGCGATTTCGTTCTGATTCTGTCAGAATGTGTTGTTTCAGTTCGTGGGGTAAATCGTTGGCGGGTAGTTTGGGATTTTGTAGCCATGTTAGCATTTTGCGGGCATTTTGAGCTTCTACCATGAAGAGTACGCGAGGTAATTTTTCATTTTCAACTGGTGTACTTAGGCAATCACGCAAGCAATCCGCAATAAATTTATTAAGCAACTGCTGTTCGCGTTCTTTATCACTAAATGACAGTTCTTCATTGCTGTCACCAATCGCTTCATCTACATAAGAATCAAAGTCCCACTTTTCAGTAATTAGAGAGCTAAGTCCGACAGGATACGATACCCATTTTTGTGTCACAAATAAAGAAGGAGTAGTAACTTGTACGATTCCCTTTATAGGGTTAACGCGCACCATTAATGCAACAGTAGCAGGCGTGTTACTAGCCGTTGTTTTTCGAGTGCGACGCAGGACGCGGAAACACGTCAGCCACAAATTTGGATCGATACCATCCTTTTCTAGATCAATTAGAGGAGCAGGCAGAATTCCAAATTGTCGCAATAAATCCGAAACAGCTTTTTGCACTCGATTAAGAGTACCTTTAGGGACATATTGCTTACCCTCTTTATTTTGAGATGTTACTGCGTGAATGTGTTGATTGACATAGCCAGCTTTCATCACTCCAATTCTTAATGCTAATTTGGGATCTGACTCCGCTGGAAAGAATAATTTCTTAGGTTTTATCTCAATTAATGCACCGCATATTCCTTGAGATTTTGGTAGAGATGAAACAATCTGAACGACTCGCTCATCAATTAAATTAATGCGCTGTTGTTGTAGGTTTTTGCCTTTTGAGGCATTATTTACATCAAGCCTCTGTGTCAAATCTTGAACGTGCTGAGTTTTAATTCGCAAAGAAACTAACGAACCTTGATACATAGTTGTTTTCCCTTCTACTTCGGGGTTATAAATCTCAGGTTCTCCTGTAGGTGATAAGTCAAGTATTTTGCAGATTTCAGCAATGAGTTCATCCCGGCATTCTTTGGTTTCCCAGAGTATAAGTATGGTATGTAAAGGAGTTTCAGTAGAACGAAATACAGCGGGTGCAGTAATTTTGGGTCGCAGCATCGGGGTAGATAAATCATCAGGTTTTTTAGGGGATTTATCGGTTTGTTTTTTTGGAGTTCCCGGCTCCCAAAAAGACACGGAGTTACTAGATACCTTAATTGCTTCACCCACTCGCTGAAGAGGTAAATTTTTGCCAACCAACTTATTTTGAATTGCTACATCTAGGTTAGCTAAATCTAGTGGACTAACACCTCGAAGACAAGGGAGTTCACCCCAAGAAGTATGGTAAGAAATTGCCACCTGTATCCCACATGGTTCTTCTCCAAAACTTGACCATTGATATTTTGGATCTGAGGCTAAAGTATTAATTTCAGGAAGTGGAGAGTCATTAATCTTTAGTATCTCAGTAATGGCTTTAGGCCATTTTGGTGTTCTCTTTTCTTGTGCCATCATTTGCTTAATTCGTACAGGCATAAAACAGAACGGCTGGCGAACCCCATCTAACCACCGACGATTATCCCCAATATAAGCGGTAGCACCTCTATAGGGAAATTTATCAAAAGGCTCCACAATCCATTGTCGGATTGAAAGTTGATGGTAAATAATTGGGTCTTTGCGCCAAGGAACTGTCTGCAACTTAAAACGAATAACAAATGAAATATCCGCTGTACCGACTTGTTTATTTCTCTTAATTAGCGAAACTGGATGAGGAGGCCATGACATGAGTTCAGACCCCCGATTGAGGGTGACAACTCGGTAGAATGTCAGTTCATACTGATTGTTTTCACCAAAGCAAACTTTAGGATTTTTGAGAAATTCAACAGCTAGGTAATCTGGAACTGCTTGGAAGCGAATCTCATCAGAGGACTTTTCTGGAGAACGCAGCAGAGAACAAATTTTAGGGTCTTCCCAACGCCAAACGTCATTATCTAGGTTTTTGAGACTCGACTCGACTTCCTCGTTTCCCAGACACTCACTAAACTCTTCTCGCAACCAATCTTTGATCAATTCTGGTAAGCATGAAAGGTCAGCAGCTTCTGTTGCAAACACCCAAGGCACTGATGGATGCTTCCAGCCAAAACGAGCAGTTTGGATAATTTTTGGAAAGCTTGCAGCTACAATTGGGTCGAGAGAGGAGACTGGCACAGATGGATAGCCTTTACCAAGTAGCTTACGCTTGTGTGCCAGAGATTTAGCAACTTGTTGCCATGCAGTAGGAACGATTAGGGAAAAGAAATTGTATTGCACATCCTCCGTCATTTCCCAAGCTCCGGGTAGAATTGTCTTAAATGTCATAGCGTAATTCCTTTGTTTTTTTGAGTGCAGTTAAGAAAGCACCGTAGAGCGAACGTGCTAAGGTTCTTTCACAAGGTCGTTTTTCTTCGCCTTCAACGGAGAGTTGAAGTTCTTTGAGAATTCCAACTAAAAGTGAGGTAACTTCGCTGTCAAATTCTCCTGCGGCTGAATTAGGTGCAAACTTGACATCCAAAAAATGAACGATACAAGGAACACCGCCACGCACTAAACGCCCAATGATTTGCCAGATACTAACTAATTGAGTCCAACAAAGCACAGACCGTTCATCATCCGTCAATTGTCTAAAAGACATCGCTCGACAACTCAAATCGAGCATCTTTGCCACCGCATACTTATAAAATTCGTTCTCAACATTCGACAGCGTAAGAGCGTCACCGCGCCGTTGCATGGGTTCGTAAAGATTAGAATTAGAAGCATTTTCTAGCGCCCAATTGTTTAGTTGCTGGACAGTGGTTTGCCAATCATCCGGGACAGGCATTGGCCGACACAGAAATACTGCTGCACCAAATGCTGCTATTTGTTTATTGTTGAGGATGTTATGCCCCCGCTCTAACGCCATTAAAGGAGCTACTACAATCTGGGTAGGAAGCTGATGCAAATCCCTAATTTTGCCCCGACGAATTCCGCTTAAATTAGTTGGAGCATTATCACGACGAAGGACTTTAATTCCTTCCCCTTGTGGAATGACTTCACCGGCGATATTTTCAACACGGTAAACCGATTTCAAAACCGACTCAACCCATTCGGCTTCGTCATAACTGTTGGTAATGACTAGCACCCGATGGCGCTTATCCCACTGCTGGGGATATAGCTGTTCTTTATCTTTTAAGGTATCAAATAACAGAGCGAGAAAGCTCTTAGCTTCTCCTGATTTATTACAGATAGCCTTAACCATTTCTTCAGCTTTCTTTTTCCGCGCAGCGGGTGGTTGTCCCGATAGAGCAATGTACCTCCCTGCGCTCTGCTGCGGGGAAAAGAAAAACTCACTTTCGCCAATTCCTGCATCGCCAGCTTTGTCATTATTCGGCGCTGGTTCTAGCAAGACTGTAGGTTTTTTCTGAATGTGGTAAGCTGGGCTCCCTGGGGCATAACTCGTGCCTGAAATCAACACTGTATGGGGGCCATTCCAGCCATCAGCAGCCCAAAGAGTGGGGAAATTTAAAAGCAAGTAGCGACCTACTCCCACATAACGGAAATACTCCAATTTTCCCCCTACATTGCTGCTGAGATTGCGCGTATATTTAAAGCCTAAAATATTTCCCACAGGTGCAGATGGCAAAATTGGTAGATAATCGCGGGGCGGGCGATATACCAGAGAAAGACTGGTGTCATGCAAATCAAAAATGCTTGTCCGCATTAAAGCGCTTAAATGATCCACTAGAAAAGCTAACCGATTCGTCAGCACAGCTACAAGAATAGCGAAGTATAAGTGACCTGTAACTTCTTTAAATTTATTGTTATCTGTGATAGAGATTCCCGAAGATTCAAGCCATCTATTTAGCCAGTCCGCCACTTCATCTAATACCACTTTCTCACTTTCTGCACTTAAGATAGTAAGGGCGATCTCCGAAAGTTCTCCTCCCTTACGGCGGTTAAGGGGGGCTTGCAAAAATTTTTCTATTGTTTGCAATAGCTGTTTACGCCGCTGCCGTTCCTCTTCAGGTGGCAAACCCGCCTCAATCCGTTTTAGCCGTTGTTGGCTACGCTCTTTACGGCTGAGTTTAATTGGGGCTTCCACATTTTCATTGTCTGAGTTCGGTTCAAGAATATCGCGGATAATATGACCAAATACAGAACGACCAGTGAAAGGATTTGAACCTAACCATTCAACCAGTTTAGGTTGGCTGTGCAGTTTGGGGAGAATAATATCAGTGGCAATTTGAGCGTAATCGTTCGCTTTTTTAGCGGCGGCTACTAATTCTGCTCCCATACTGCGACGATCTGAACTATAAATAGCCTCTGCAAATTTGATGCCAAGTTTATTTAACAATGAGTTCCCCGAAGCATCAACTAATACTTCATCAGGAGCAAAAGCTTCGTCAAACTGCACCTGTACCCGGTCTGCTTCGTCAATAAATAGAAAATTACATTCGCGGTAAACGACTTCAGCAAACGTAAGTTTTTCATCAAAAATTTGAGCGGGGACGCGGGTATGAATGAAGCTAGCGGTTGTCAATACCCACACAAAAGCTTGCGCGACGTCTTGTTCCAACTGATGGCGAGGACATTTGTAATAAAAAGGACAAGTATATTTATTTTCTGTTTCGCTTTCCTCCCAATCTTCTAAATCCTCCGTACCATTCTCTTTGTCTTTTTCAGTTGTAGTTACTTTCTGGTAAAGGTTGTGACAGGGTTCAGAACCAAATTCCCATTTATCCTCTGATTGCACTAAAGCGAGTAAGGGACAGACGGGACTAAACCAGCGCCATGCTGGATGAATCGCACCTTGTTCAATTTCCTCACCCTTTGTTGCTAAAATGGGCTCGTAAACTTTTTCCAGTTGTTGGGAGCGATCACTCCCCAATACGGGAGCCGCACGAATTCCTAATCCGTACCAAAATAGGGAAGCGAGGCGCACGGCGGCTACCACATCATTGACGATTAAAGCGCAACGATATCCCTGTTTTGCCAAATGATAAATAAGAACTTCGAGCAGGGTAGATTTGCCGACATTTAATAAACCAACAATGTGGATGAGTTGTTCTAGTTTCAGTTCATAACCTGGAGAAAAATCATCGCTTTTATCGTCATACAGCCGTAAGGCAATCCCTTGAAGGCGGCTATAATAATTTTCTGGATCGTACCTGGATTTAGCCAGTTGACTATCCATTTCGTGGGCTGAAATCAGCAACTCGTCTAGTGTTACGGTATGAGCAGGATTCTCCTGAGTTCGCGTGCGGTGAAAAGAGACCTGTGACGAGGATGCCAGATGAGAAACAGCTTGAGGAATATTGATGGGAACCTCAGTAGGAGCATTCCCTTTGTGGGAAATCTTAGCATACCAATAACCAGGATTTGCTAATTTAATTTTTGTTTTTTTGTGGGGTGGGGTTGCTGATAAGGTTTGGCGATATAGCTGCCCGCGACGAGGGTAGGTACTTGAGGGAATTAATTGCGGAGATTGATTGATGTCCGTCAATCTGTAAATTCTCAAACTCTCAGGGATTTTGATGTATTCAGAGAGTGAACGTTCCCATCGGTTCCCTTTGTGACGCACCAAATAAAAGCGAGCTTTTTGTACTAGGAGCCATTTGATATCATTTTGTAGAAATGGAACCGGAAAACGATAACCCGAAAGTAGACCAGAGACTGAGATTGCAGCTTCTTCCGGTGCTATTTCTTTCAATAAAGTTAGCCCTAATTCTACTTCTCCAATCAGTTGGGCTATGCGCTGTATTTCTTGGTTTTGTACTTTTTGATCTACATCAGGTAGGCTAGAAAAAATATGAGATTTCAAGTCATCCGATTTACATAGAGTTTGGCGCAATTGTTTGCTCCAATTAGTGATGTCACGCATGGTTTCTCTCCTTTAAAAGTTTCTCAGCTTGAGAGATAATTTCACTCTTCAGCCTCAATCGCAATCCACCCATAGACGGTTCTATCTGTTGGCGTACTACCTTGATTCGCAATTTTTCTTCTCTCTCATCTGGGAAGACAATAAAAATTTCTGTAAATTCAGAGCGACGCTGTAATTTTTCCCTAGTTTTCTGCAAACGCTCTTCATCCAAGTATGACCAATCTTTTACATCAATTGCCCAGCGAATTTTCTTGCTAAATTCCACAAGCAAGTCAAATTCATCAATCTCTGGCCACAGGGTGACACGGATGCCTAATTTTGTAAGAGTTTCTGCTAGTTGAATTTCCCAAAGTCCAGGGATTGTCCCATACCGATATACGCCTGGGGTTACAGCTTTCCAAGTTTGTGCTTCATGTTTTGGAATTGGTGGCGACGGCGGCAGATGAAGTTGGGCGCACAGTTGTTCACAAGTTCGGTTTCGGCAGCTATAGGTTTGAGCTTGGCGACGGTGCATTACATATTTGCAGCGTGGGCAAAAATGATAGCTGTTTTCTTCTGCTAAATCGACTAAATCAATGTATGTTTGTAGCAAGAAGTCCCGCAAGGGTCTCAATTGGGAGGACGAAAGGAGGCGGCGGTATTCTGGGTAGGGGAGGACGGGACGTTCAATAATCAGTTTGCGGAAAACACGATAGGCATCTTCTAGTTGATACCCTCGGCAGTGTTCGAGAACATCTTGCAAGATTTTTTCTTGCACCTGCTTTTCTATGTCGTCACCTGTAACTTGCCATTGTTGAGCAAAGTTGGAAATTCCTCCATC
This region includes:
- a CDS encoding pPIWI_RE module domain-containing protein, with the protein product MTFKTILPGAWEMTEDVQYNFFSLIVPTAWQQVAKSLAHKRKLLGKGYPSVPVSSLDPIVAASFPKIIQTARFGWKHPSVPWVFATEAADLSCLPELIKDWLREEFSECLGNEEVESSLKNLDNDVWRWEDPKICSLLRSPEKSSDEIRFQAVPDYLAVEFLKNPKVCFGENNQYELTFYRVVTLNRGSELMSWPPHPVSLIKRNKQVGTADISFVIRFKLQTVPWRKDPIIYHQLSIRQWIVEPFDKFPYRGATAYIGDNRRWLDGVRQPFCFMPVRIKQMMAQEKRTPKWPKAITEILKINDSPLPEINTLASDPKYQWSSFGEEPCGIQVAISYHTSWGELPCLRGVSPLDLANLDVAIQNKLVGKNLPLQRVGEAIKVSSNSVSFWEPGTPKKQTDKSPKKPDDLSTPMLRPKITAPAVFRSTETPLHTILILWETKECRDELIAEICKILDLSPTGEPEIYNPEVEGKTTMYQGSLVSLRIKTQHVQDLTQRLDVNNASKGKNLQQQRINLIDERVVQIVSSLPKSQGICGALIEIKPKKLFFPAESDPKLALRIGVMKAGYVNQHIHAVTSQNKEGKQYVPKGTLNRVQKAVSDLLRQFGILPAPLIDLEKDGIDPNLWLTCFRVLRRTRKTTASNTPATVALMVRVNPIKGIVQVTTPSLFVTQKWVSYPVGLSSLITEKWDFDSYVDEAIGDSNEELSFSDKEREQQLLNKFIADCLRDCLSTPVENEKLPRVLFMVEAQNARKMLTWLQNPKLPANDLPHELKQHILTESERNRLSLVRLRVPDGEVPVGIVKGYPGSRTSGLFCWKDVYDDEKNMLYLSMRKGLNTEQNTLKQKQSRLDSGSGQAGNRKLLEIAVIYCPEINAEKLACFVHSLRDRWPYFADEISLPFPFPFATLAKEYAVSAKDPVDSSEELEDLEESLD